A region from the Aquimarina sp. ERC-38 genome encodes:
- a CDS encoding T9SS type A sorting domain-containing protein, giving the protein MKPLKIYILLMLCFGSSLFSQTNKLLFTYDKSGNQVQREYCTGSCFILKKTIEDLKEDKTLANQFNGQFVMYPNPTNGILIVEWSEISMENLQSIKLVNYLGSKIKEVPIKQFNSYKFNLSSYSTGMYLLQFKFKDNSTFSQKIIKN; this is encoded by the coding sequence ATGAAACCACTTAAAATATACATATTACTAATGCTTTGTTTTGGAAGCTCTTTATTCTCCCAAACTAATAAACTATTATTTACATATGATAAATCAGGAAATCAAGTTCAAAGAGAATACTGTACAGGAAGTTGCTTCATTCTAAAAAAGACAATAGAAGATTTAAAAGAAGATAAAACACTTGCAAATCAATTTAATGGACAATTTGTTATGTATCCAAATCCTACCAATGGAATTCTAATCGTTGAATGGTCCGAAATTAGTATGGAGAACCTACAATCAATTAAGCTTGTAAATTATTTAGGTAGTAAGATTAAGGAAGTCCCAATAAAACAATTCAATTCTTATAAGTTCAATTTGAGTTCGTATTCTACTGGAATGTATTTACTTCAGTTTAAGTTTAAAGACAACAGTACTTTTTCTCAAAAAATTATTAAAAATTAA